A genomic segment from bacterium encodes:
- a CDS encoding aromatic amino acid transport family protein: MLKTLSNFTLAVSTLVGTIIGVGMFGLPYTAAISGIGPVLFYLFILGILVILLHLMYGEVVLRTSTKHRLAGYAEVYFGSSGKTIASIIFFINLYLALLAYLVVGGEFLRIIFSGFLNFSSQAGSIALAIIGFTVVFKGMRLAGWTDFFLVGAMILLIGGFVFYAFDMARPENLINFSTVDSLFFPYGIVLFALAGGSAIPEIRSFFKSNAKNYGRAIVWGTVIPILVYAVFTVAVVSISGVSTSREAIAGLSDFLGKGFVKYGALVGFLAVITSFFTIGLNLKNSFQLDFKLPVLASFVLTVGVPMYLFFSGFSDFIKLISLAGGVMGGLEALLIILLWTRARKKGNQSPEYSLSLKTGLVFLLALMFALGVAYEIIYTL, translated from the coding sequence GTGCTAAAAACATTAAGCAATTTTACTTTAGCAGTTTCCACTCTGGTCGGAACCATAATTGGCGTGGGTATGTTTGGTTTGCCTTACACGGCCGCCATTTCTGGGATTGGACCAGTGTTATTTTATTTATTTATTTTGGGTATTTTAGTCATCTTGCTTCATTTAATGTATGGCGAAGTTGTTTTAAGAACATCTACCAAACATAGGTTGGCGGGTTACGCCGAGGTTTACTTTGGTTCATCAGGGAAAACAATTGCCAGCATTATATTTTTTATAAATTTATACTTAGCTCTTTTAGCCTATTTGGTGGTAGGCGGAGAATTTTTAAGGATTATTTTTTCTGGTTTTTTAAATTTTTCTTCGCAAGCTGGTTCTATCGCCTTAGCTATTATCGGTTTTACAGTTGTTTTTAAGGGCATGCGCTTAGCTGGCTGGACAGATTTTTTTCTGGTGGGGGCGATGATTTTATTAATTGGGGGGTTTGTTTTTTACGCTTTTGATATGGCTCGGCCAGAAAATTTAATAAATTTTTCTACTGTTGATTCACTGTTTTTTCCTTATGGCATAGTTCTTTTTGCTTTGGCTGGAGGTTCGGCCATACCAGAAATTAGATCTTTTTTTAAATCAAACGCCAAAAACTATGGCCGAGCCATTGTTTGGGGCACAGTTATTCCTATTTTAGTTTACGCGGTTTTTACAGTGGCAGTGGTAAGTATAAGCGGTGTTTCTACATCCAGAGAGGCTATAGCTGGTTTAAGCGATTTTCTGGGTAAAGGTTTTGTAAAATATGGCGCTCTAGTTGGGTTTTTGGCTGTCATAACTTCTTTTTTTACTATAGGTTTAAATTTAAAAAATTCTTTTCAGTTAGATTTTAAACTGCCCGTCTTGGCAAGCTTTGTTTTAACTGTAGGTGTGCCTATGTATTTGTTTTTCTCTGGTTTTTCCGATTTTATTAAACTAATTTCTTTGGCTGGGGGTGTTATGGGCGGGCTAGAAGCTTTGCTTATAATTCTGCTTTGGACGAGAGCCAGAAAAAAAGGTAATCAATCGCCAGAATATTCTTTATCTTTAAAAACTGGTCTTGTTTTTCTTTTAGCGCTAATGTTTGCATTAGGCGTTGCCTACGAAATTATATATACACTTTAA
- a CDS encoding DUF4065 domain-containing protein, with product MIRGILRAQKIADYFLWKASNEKKAITNKKLQKLLYYAQAWSLVLRDKKLFNEKIEAWVHGPAVRDVYFEYKNFGFGPIVKNVSSEDIAMISQEIKNFLDQVWSVYGKKDAAYLEYLSHSEIPWQKAREGIESSVGSENEISLKDMKEFYAAKLKQ from the coding sequence ATGATTCGCGGAATTTTGAGGGCACAAAAAATTGCTGACTATTTTCTCTGGAAAGCAAGTAATGAAAAAAAGGCAATTACAAATAAGAAACTGCAAAAACTACTTTACTATGCACAGGCGTGGTCTCTTGTCTTGCGTGACAAAAAACTTTTTAATGAAAAAATTGAGGCGTGGGTACACGGCCCTGCTGTGCGTGATGTATATTTTGAATATAAAAATTTTGGCTTTGGACCAATTGTTAAAAACGTGAGTAGTGAGGATATTGCGATGATTTCACAGGAGATAAAGAACTTTCTAGATCAAGTGTGGTCAGTGTATGGTAAAAAAGACGCAGCTTACTTAGAGTATCTTTCTCATTCTGAGATACCGTGGCAAAAAGCACGCGAGGGAATTGAATCAAGCGTTGGTTCAGAAAACGAGATTTCACTCAAAGACATGAAAGAGTTTTATGCCGCTAAGCTCAAGCAATAA